The Rhodothermus sp. sequence TTTGAGGTGCTCCGGGAGCTGCGCGAAGAAGATGGTGTGTTGACGCCTGTATTGATGCTGACCGGGTTGAACGACCGGACGCATCGTCTGAAGGGGTTTGAGCTGGGCGCCGATGACTATGTGGCCAAGCCGTTTGCACCGGAAGAGCTACTGGCCCGCGTGGAAGCCATACTGCGTCGTGCTCGGCGTCAACCACAGCCAGCAAAGCGCCGTTTTCGTGTGGGAGGGATTGAGGTTGATCTGGTAGAGGGTGTGGTGACCCGGGATGGCCAGCCGGTGGCGCTGACGGAGATGGAGTTTCGACTGTTGCGTTATTTGATTCTGCATCACGGGCGCACCGTTACCCGGGAACAACTGCTGCGCGAAGTCTGGCAGCTGCCGCCTACGGTGCAGACCCGCACGATTGATCGGCACATCAACGCCCTGCGCAAGATCATGGACGGTGAGGACGAGAAAAGCTGGCCGATCCAGAGCGTCTACGGCATTGGCTACCGGCTGGTGGGCGGAGAGTTCGTCGATTAATTTTCGGTCCTGAGTCGGTATCCTTTCCCATAGACGGTTTCGATATAGCGAGGCTGGCGCAGATCAGGTTCAATCTTTTTGCGGATCGAAGCAATGTGGCGGTCGATGGTCCGCGTTTCGACATCGCCTGCGATATGCCAGACGTCGCGCAAGAGCTGCTCGCGAGTAACCACCTCTCCCCGATGATGGATCAGGTAGCGAAGCACGTTGAGTTCCATGGCCGTAAAGTTGATGCGCTCGGTGCCTCGATAGGCTTCATGTGTACTGAAGTTGATTTCTATGTCGCCAATGCGATAGATCTGCATGGGGGCGCGGTCGGGCGGTTGGGTGCGTTGCAGAATAGCGCGCACCCGAGCAGCCACTTCGTCGGGGTCAAACGGTTTGACAATATAGTCGTCGGCCCCCAGACCGAAGCCCTGTAAGACCTGCTCGCGCTCGCCGCGTCCGGTAAGTACCAGTACAGGCGTTTCCAGTCCACGCTGACGCATTTCCTGTAGCACTTCAAACCCGCTCCTGTCAGGCAGCATCACGTCGAGCAGCACGATGTCAAAGCGATGGGCATTGGTGAGCAGTTCAAGTGCCTGATTTCCAGCGGGCGCGTGGGTGACCCGGTAGCCTTGTGATTCGAAAAAGTCCTGAAGCGCCTGCGCCACGTCGGTGTCGTCCTCGACAATCAGCATGTGATAATGCGGTGTCGATTCGGCCATGGTGCCTGGGAATGCTTAATGAACGGGAACTCTTCTTAGAGATTAGCAACTGAAGGAGGCACTGTCAACTTTTACCTTGATGAAAGAAACGATGGAAGCAAGAAAGACCGACGGGTTACTGCAGCTACTGGAAACACCCGGCCCTTCCGGATTTGAACAGTCGCTGCAGCGGACCTGAGTACACAGGGCAAGCCCCAGGCCGATGCCATTGAGCAAGATCGCTATGGCATGGTCTGGGCTGTGCAACGTGGGAAAGCTGAACGTCCGCGACTGATGTTGGAAGCACAGGCCGACGAGGTGGGGTTGATCGTGCAGCACATCTCGGACAGAGGGTTTTTCCTCAGCGCACTGATTGGTGAGGTGGATCGGGCGCGAGCTCGTGCCCGTCGCGTGCAGGTACCGGGCAACAGGGGACCGGCGGACGGGGGGCAAGCCCTTCATGAGGCGCAGGCCGTTGCCGTAGAGGAGTTGAGCCATGAGCAGGTGCACGCTGGATAGTTGCGCCAACATGCGCGGCACCTCCGCGCGGGTGAGGACGGTGAGCAGGCGCTTCGGCTTCTTCGCGCGCACAGCATCGATGGAGCGGTCCAGAGGCAGCCCGAGGACTTTACGGTAAAGGAAGAGCAACGCGCTGAGGGCCTGGTTCTGGATGGAGGTGGTGGCGTTCTCCTTTATAGCCAGGTATGTGAGGAAGGCTTCAATTTCCGCCGTGCCTAT is a genomic window containing:
- a CDS encoding response regulator transcription factor, with the translated sequence MGKARLLLIEDEAEVREALTLWLEAAGYEVEAVETGEEGREKAMAVPGYDLIILDARLPGRDGFEVLRELREEDGVLTPVLMLTGLNDRTHRLKGFELGADDYVAKPFAPEELLARVEAILRRARRQPQPAKRRFRVGGIEVDLVEGVVTRDGQPVALTEMEFRLLRYLILHHGRTVTREQLLREVWQLPPTVQTRTIDRHINALRKIMDGEDEKSWPIQSVYGIGYRLVGGEFVD
- a CDS encoding response regulator transcription factor, with translation MAESTPHYHMLIVEDDTDVAQALQDFFESQGYRVTHAPAGNQALELLTNAHRFDIVLLDVMLPDRSGFEVLQEMRQRGLETPVLVLTGRGEREQVLQGFGLGADDYIVKPFDPDEVAARVRAILQRTQPPDRAPMQIYRIGDIEINFSTHEAYRGTERINFTAMELNVLRYLIHHRGEVVTREQLLRDVWHIAGDVETRTIDRHIASIRKKIEPDLRQPRYIETVYGKGYRLRTEN